The sequence ACCAGTAGCATCATGGCCTTCAATGCCATAGATTTCCTTGGCAAAACGGCCTTCAATCGTCGCAGCATAAGCGCGTTGGTGTGAACGCACTGCAAAGGCATCCTGTTGCTCACGGGTAATGCCGTGGAGCTTGCCGAGCATTTCAGCGGTTAAGCCCATCATACCTGAAGCTTTAGCAACGTTATTGGCTAAACCAGGGTGGAAATCCACACCATGGTTCATCGGAACGTGGCCCATATGTTCAACACCGCCAATGATAAAGGTGTCGCCCATACCTGTCATAATGGCACGTGCTGCTTGGTGGATGGCTTCCATTGAAGAACCACATAAGCGGTTTACCGTTACGGCGCCAGCCGTTTTCGGGATACCTGCCAGTAACGATGCGTTACGGGCAATGTTGAAGCCTTGCTCTAAGGTCTGTTGCACACAGCCCCAAATCACGTCTTCAATGGTGTTGGGATCTAATTGCGGGTTACGCAGTAATAGACCTTTCATTAATTCGGCAGACAGTGTTTCTGCACGCACATTACGGAACACCCCAGCCTTAGAGCGGCCCATAGGAGTACGAATGCAATCTACGATAACAGCTTGTTTCATAATTAAATTCCTTTCCCGCTAATTAGGCTTGGTAGTAGCTACCGTTGTTGGCTGCAAGGGCACGCATGGCGTCGGTGACTTGATACAAACCACCTAAATGCGCGTATTTGTCTGCTAAAGCCACAAAGTTGGCAACGCCCATGGTGTCTAAGTAACGGAACACACCACCACGGAATGGCGGGAAGCCTAAACCGTAGACTAAGCCCATATCCGCTTCGGCAGGTGATGCCACAATGCCTTCTTCTAAACAGCGAACGGTTTCGATAATCATTGGGATCATAGTGCGGGCGATGATTTCATCCGCATCGAATGCTTTTTGCTCACCAAAAGCGGCCTTCAGCAGCTCATAGCTGGTTGGGTCGACATCTTTCTTTGGCTTGCCGCGGCTATCCACTGAGTAAGCGTAGAAACCCTTACCGTTCTTTTGGCCGAGACGTTTGTTCTCAAACATCACGTCAATCGCGTCATTGCCAGATTTGCCCATACGATCAGGGAAGCCTTCGGCCATTACTGCTTGCGCGTGGTGACCTGTATCTAGGCCGACAACGTCTAGCAGATAAGCGGGGCCCATTGGCCAGCCGAATTGTTTTTCCATCACTTTATCGATAGCAGCAAAGTCGCCACCTTCGGCGAGTAGACCATTAAAGCCGGCAAAGTAAGGGAAGAGGACGCGGTTAACGAAGAAGCCTGGGCAATCGTTAACAACGATTGGGGTTTTACCCATTTTGCTGGCGTAAGCGACAACTGATGCGATGGTTTCTTCTGAGCTGTGCTCGCCACGGATAACTTCAACCAATGGCATTTTGTGCACAGGGTTGAAGAAGTGCATACCGCAGAAACGCTCTGGCTTCTTCATGCTCTTAGCGAGTAAGCTGATTGAAATCGTTGAAGTGTTAGAAGCGATAATCGCATCTTCACTGACGTATTGTTCAACCTCTGCCAGTACCTGTGCTTTCACTTTTGGATGCTCAACCACGGCTTCAACAACCACGTCGGCATGTTTCACTGGTGCATATTCTAGAGCTGGGGTGATGTTGTTCAGTACCTTTGCCATTTTTTCAGGGGTAGAGCGGCCACGGGCAACTTGCGCTGATAGCAGTTTTGCCGCTTCATTGAGACCTAAATCTAATGCTGGCTGGGCAATATCTTTCATCACGATCGGCGTGCCTTTGCTGGCGCTTTGGTAAGCGATGCCGCCGCCCATGATGCCTGCACCTAATACGGCGGCGCTATTTACTGCTTTGGCCAGCTTGCCAGCTTTCTTGGCTTTGCCTTTAACGAATTGATCATTAAGGAAGATACCGATAAGCGCCTTGGCCACATCAGTCTTAGCTAACTTGATGAAAGCCTGATGCTCAATTTGTAATGCGTCGCTGCGGCCTTTGGTTGCTGCT comes from Shewanella oneidensis MR-1 and encodes:
- the fadA gene encoding acetyl-CoA C-acyltransferase FadA gives rise to the protein MKQAVIVDCIRTPMGRSKAGVFRNVRAETLSAELMKGLLLRNPQLDPNTIEDVIWGCVQQTLEQGFNIARNASLLAGIPKTAGAVTVNRLCGSSMEAIHQAARAIMTGMGDTFIIGGVEHMGHVPMNHGVDFHPGLANNVAKASGMMGLTAEMLGKLHGITREQQDAFAVRSHQRAYAATIEGRFAKEIYGIEGHDATGALIKVLQDEVIRPETTMESLAVLRPVFDPVNGTVTAGTSSALSDGASAMLIMEESKARALGLPIRARIRSMAVAGCDAAIMGYGPVPATQKALARAGITVNDLDVIELNEAFAAQSLPCVKDLGLLDVVDEKINLNGGAIALGHPLGCSGARISTTLINLMEHKDATLGLATMCIGLGQGIATVFERV
- the fadB gene encoding fatty acid oxidation complex subunit alpha FadB, giving the protein MIYQSPTIQVELLEDNIAKLCFNAPGSVNKFDRETLASLDAALDSIKQQSNIQALVLTSGKDTFIVGADITEFLGLFAQDDAVLLSWVEQANAVFNKLEDLPFPTASAIKGFALGGGCETILATDFRIADTTAKIGLPETKLGIIPGFGGTVRLPRVIGADNALEWITTGNEQRAEDALKVGAVDAVVAPEALEVAAIQMLKDAVAEKLDWQARRQRKLSPLTLPKLEAMMSFTTAKGMVFSVAGKHYPAPMAAVNVVEQAATKGRSDALQIEHQAFIKLAKTDVAKALIGIFLNDQFVKGKAKKAGKLAKAVNSAAVLGAGIMGGGIAYQSASKGTPIVMKDIAQPALDLGLNEAAKLLSAQVARGRSTPEKMAKVLNNITPALEYAPVKHADVVVEAVVEHPKVKAQVLAEVEQYVSEDAIIASNTSTISISLLAKSMKKPERFCGMHFFNPVHKMPLVEVIRGEHSSEETIASVVAYASKMGKTPIVVNDCPGFFVNRVLFPYFAGFNGLLAEGGDFAAIDKVMEKQFGWPMGPAYLLDVVGLDTGHHAQAVMAEGFPDRMGKSGNDAIDVMFENKRLGQKNGKGFYAYSVDSRGKPKKDVDPTSYELLKAAFGEQKAFDADEIIARTMIPMIIETVRCLEEGIVASPAEADMGLVYGLGFPPFRGGVFRYLDTMGVANFVALADKYAHLGGLYQVTDAMRALAANNGSYYQA